The sequence GACCAGGGCAACCTATCAGATGAGCTAGCCGAGATTCTCGATCGCATGGTCTGCCCAGCAGTGCATCAACGCTACCAGCTTGTGTCTGATGTTTTAAATGACCTGCAGCGGCTACGTCGTCAGGAGAGTAGCCATGGCACAAGCGCCAAACTGAGCGGCGAGGCGGTGGAGCGTCCCCGTACCTTGACCAACTGGATGCGTCCTCTAGGGCTGGGGATCATTGCCATCCTGGGGGTTGCAGCCCTGATGTATAGTCAGCTACCCCAGCGGTGGTTAGCCCAGCGATCGCTGCAGCGGGCCATGAATTATCAGCAATCGGGAGCTACCGATGAAGCACTGGTGCAGTATGAGCAGGCCATTACTCTCCAGCCCAGCGGTCAAGCGTTTTATGAACGAGGCATGCTCCATCAGAGGATGGGGAATACTCAGGCGGCCTTAGAAGACCTTAGCCAGGCGATCCGGTTCAATCCCAACAACAGCGATTTCTATTACCAACGAGGCAATATCCGGTTTGGGTTAGGCGACAGCGAAGGGGCGATCGCTGACTACACTGAAGCCATTCAGAAAGATCCCAATATGAGTAACGCCTATGTCAATCGGGGCAGTGTGCGTGCTGATCTAGGCGATGACCAAGGCGCGATCGCTGACTATACGGCAGCGCTGCAGGTCGATCCCAACCTATCCGCCGCCTACTTAAACCGTTGCCTATCGCGATCCAACCTTGGAGAACATCAGTCAGCGATCGCCGACTGTGGCCAGGCCATTCGCCTCCAACCTAATTCTGTTTTGGCGTATCAAAATCGTGGACTCGTGCGGCGGCGGATTGGAGATACTCGGGGCGCGATCGAGGATTTCAACATTGCCATTCGTCTTGATCCATCAGACGCTGATCCATACTACAACCGGGGCTTAGCAAGGTATGAATTGGGCGATCGAATGGGGGCGATCGCCGACTATACCGAAGCAATTCAGCGCAATCCTGATCATGTTTTTGCCTATTATGATCGGGCTGGCATCTATGCCGCAGAAGGCAATCTGACGGCAGCGCTAGATGACTTTCAGCAGGCGGCAAAATTGTGTTTAGATGCTGGACGAACTAGCTGTTACGAGGATGCTCAGTATCAAATCAGACAGATCCAGGCAAGGGAAGCTAGCAATCCACTCCCGGATCAAGACACCAGCAGTCTAGACCAAGACTAGGAGTCTTGCACCAGGCGGTCGCCGCCAGGAAACGCCAGAATTTCTCGGCGACCGCTACCACGATAGACGGTTTCACTATCATGGTTTGAAAGAACCTCTGCATCGGGGATCAGAGACTGAGTATTGAAGGCTTGAGGAACCGAGGCTTGGAGCGTTGCCACAAGACCGGTTGCAGCGAGACCAAGAAGCAGAGTGCGTTGGGCAATATGCATGGTAGTTTATCCATCTAGTCGTTCTAGTCCCCTATACGAACCCTCTAAAATCCCGTCCGGATGGCGATCGCCCCAAGGACAAAGTTCCGTAAAATCCCGCAGATTCTCAGCGATAGCGATCCCCCAGCGCTGGACATCTGTCGTTACGTCACATCCTAAGCACCCCTCTTACGGAAGGGCAGAGTTTATACTGAATTTTACAGAAAGCATGTTTGAGTTGATACGGCTAAACCTTGCTTGGGCATTCTAAACGCGATCGCTCATCAGGTCAGGGATGCATTCTGTTTATTCAAACCAACCCACCACGGCTAATCTAGAGCTGCGATCGCGCCTAAGAGTAGCTCTCCGCAAAGTTTGGGGCTATGATGACTTTCGTTCCCCCCAAGCCGACATTATTGAAAGCCTTTTGACGGGGCACGATACGCTGATCATCATGCCCACTGGGGGTGGCAAGTCCATCTGCTTTCAGCTGCCTGCCCTCATTCGTCCAGGGTTGACCCTGGTGATTTCGCCGCTAATTGCCCTGATGGAAAATCAGGTGCAGGATTTGCGCCGCCGCAAGCAACCCGCCGCCGTCCTCCATAGCCAACTACCGCGATCGCACCAAGCGCAGACGCTGCGGGAGCTGGAGAGCGGTCGTCTGCGCTTGCTATACCTATCGCCCGAAACGCTGCTCAGCGAAAAAGTCTGGTCGCGTCTCTGCCAGCCCACGCTGCCCATCCATGCCCTAGTTGTCGATGAAGCCCATTGCCTAGCCCAGTGGGGTGAAACCTTTCGCCCAGCCTATCAGCGACTGGGAGCCGTACGTTCCAGCCTCTTGCGCCACAAACCTCCCGGCTCCCACATGGCGATCGCTGCCTTTACCGCCACCGCCGATCCTCTCACCCAGCAGGCCATTGAGCAAGGGCTAGGTCTCAAGCGCTCTAAGGCTTTTCGCCTCAGCCCCTACCGCGCCAATTTACATCTCTCCGTCCATATTGCCTGGACGCCTCGGGGCCGCCGTCAGCGCTTGCTGCAGTTCATTCAAGCCCATCCCGATCAAGCCGGTCTGGTCTATGTGCGATCGCGACAGGAGGGCGAAGAGCTAGCCGACTGGCTGCGACAGCAAGGCTATGCCACCGCCGCCTACCATGCAGGCGTACCGGCCAGCGATCGCCGCGCCATTGAAGCCGCTTGGCTATCGGGCAGCCTGCCCTTCGTTGTCTCCACATCCGCCTTTGGCATGGGCATCGACAAGGGCAACGTGCGCTGGATTGCCCACTTCCATCC comes from Candidatus Obscuribacterales bacterium and encodes:
- a CDS encoding protein kinase family protein, with amino-acid sequence MNQLLGGRYQFIRVLKSNAVGQTYLAEDTQGEPPLPCIVKRLQIASRNPRTQRFVSVLLKKKAETLSNFTCSQVPKILDFFEEAAGFYIIEEYIEGRPLSDLLAQGRPWDEGSVIQLLHDILNIVATVHSWGVIHRCIEPAHLIRREADQQWMLIGFGIFHEISAQVMRSQTPPSSPLLAESSVYRPTEQIQGQLQFSSDIYAVGMIGIQAITGLSSLDLMKLRDSSTATNGSKSPQILWRDQGNLSDELAEILDRMVCPAVHQRYQLVSDVLNDLQRLRRQESSHGTSAKLSGEAVERPRTLTNWMRPLGLGIIAILGVAALMYSQLPQRWLAQRSLQRAMNYQQSGATDEALVQYEQAITLQPSGQAFYERGMLHQRMGNTQAALEDLSQAIRFNPNNSDFYYQRGNIRFGLGDSEGAIADYTEAIQKDPNMSNAYVNRGSVRADLGDDQGAIADYTAALQVDPNLSAAYLNRCLSRSNLGEHQSAIADCGQAIRLQPNSVLAYQNRGLVRRRIGDTRGAIEDFNIAIRLDPSDADPYYNRGLARYELGDRMGAIADYTEAIQRNPDHVFAYYDRAGIYAAEGNLTAALDDFQQAAKLCLDAGRTSCYEDAQYQIRQIQAREASNPLPDQDTSSLDQD
- a CDS encoding ATP-dependent DNA helicase RecQ, whose amino-acid sequence is MHSVYSNQPTTANLELRSRLRVALRKVWGYDDFRSPQADIIESLLTGHDTLIIMPTGGGKSICFQLPALIRPGLTLVISPLIALMENQVQDLRRRKQPAAVLHSQLPRSHQAQTLRELESGRLRLLYLSPETLLSEKVWSRLCQPTLPIHALVVDEAHCLAQWGETFRPAYQRLGAVRSSLLRHKPPGSHMAIAAFTATADPLTQQAIEQGLGLKRSKAFRLSPYRANLHLSVHIAWTPRGRRQRLLQFIQAHPDQAGLVYVRSRQEGEELADWLRQQGYATAAYHAGVPASDRRAIEAAWLSGSLPFVVSTSAFGMGIDKGNVRWIAHFHPPALLSEYVQEIGRAGRDGQDSEALMLVSEPTAWLDPGDRQRQRGFEQQLHQQERAAQSLIRQIPSAGTVRSVEQSSPDAAMALALLHRQGKLVWPDPFHYRLQATQPTPVHLPQASKKMRQYLYTDQCRWHFLLQAFGATEGQVSRCGHCDRCDRQS